The Methylocaldum marinum genome includes the window AGCGATTTTTATGTCATCGAGGCCGAAACCCCGGAGGCGCTGTTCGATACGCTGATCGAGGTGGTGACGGTAAGGATTCCGAGGAAATTTCAGCTCGACCCGATCGGAGACCTTCAGGTGCTGACGCCGATGAACCGGGGCGGACTCGGCGTTCGGGCGCTCAACGTGGCGTTGCAGCAGCGCCTGAACGGTGCGAGCGAACCCAGGCTGGCCCGCTTCGGGAACATCTTTGCGCCGGGCGACAAGGTGATGCAGCGGGTCAACAATTACGACAAGGAGGTGTTCAACGGCGATATCGGGAAGATCGTCGGGATCGATATCGAGGAAGGCCAGGTGATGGTCGACTACGATGGCCGCGACGTGACCTACGATTTCGGGGAACTCGACGAAGTGTCGCTGGCGTACGCGGCGAGCATACACAAGGCGCAGGGCTCCGAATATCCGGCCGTGGTGATTCCCCTGGCGCTGCAGCATTACACCCTGCTCGAGCGGAATCTGGTCTACACTGGAGTGACCCGCGGCAAGCGGCTGGTCGTCCTCATTGCGCAGCCGAAAGCGTTGGCGATGGCGGTTCGGCGACGGACCTCCTCGCGGCGGCTCACGAATTTGGCGGCCCGACTTCGAGACCAACAGACGTTTCAGTCCCTTTGAACGAACGCGTGGAGCGACCGCAGTGATAGATACCGTCCTGGAAATCAAGAGACAAACCGCGGGCCGAGCGGCGTAATGTCGCGAATCCCTTGCCGACGCAGACGCTCGGCCGGGACGTGACGTCGGGAAAGGATTCCCGACCTACAAGGTGGCGTAGTGTAGGCCGGCAATCCCTTGCCGACGCGGACGCTCGGTCGGGGCACGGCGTCGGGAAAGGATTCCCGACCTACAAGGTGGCGTAGTGTAGCGGACGCTCGGCCGGGACGTGACGTCGGGAAAGGATTCCCGACCTACAAGGCAGCTCGGCGTAGGTCGGCAATCCTTTGCCGACGCGGACGCTCGGTCGGGGCATGACGCCTGGAAAAGACTCCCGACCGCTAAAGCTCACTGGCGGCAATGGAGCGCAGCGGAATTGCCGTCCGGTGCAGCGCTTTGTTGGGCGATGTGCATTCGTATGTATCCGGAGGAGAGCACCTCCTCAGCGACAACGTACTTCTTGTTCAGACAAATCTTTCGGACGCTTCACCTCACAAGATTCCATTTCCGCAGGGATGCTTTTAGTCAGAGTTGCCGGAGTATTTCCGTACCTACAGACCAGCCAAATTGTCGGATTCACACGGTCGGAAAATTCATATCTCTCGATAACCACGCTCCCACCGTCGACCTCTACCTCACGCGTTAGCGCTGGCCGGAGAAATGCGCCATTTTCAGGCGGCCCGTCACTAAAGGTTACTGAAACCAAGTAGTGCGCAACTCTCGGACCTTCTTGAGCGCCTGACACATCCCATCCAGTTGGCGGAGCCGGAATGCTCCAAGATACCGAAACCTCAGGAGGACAACGATAGACATCCTCCGCGTGTGTGCTACAAGCGTGAGTGAGAATCATAATGACAAAACAAAAATACGCGAGCGTTTCACTATTCATGGATAATCACCGAGAGAGCATCTCCGTTGTTGCTTGGATCTTTGTACGTGCCGTCACTGTTTTTCCCTTTAAAGAGCATTTTACGTTTTGAGATCGAAGGCTTTGTACTCCACTGGTCCATTACCCATACCCCAGAACCGTCTTGGGAGATATATAGTGCAGCGTGGTTTCCATGAGATTCATTGGGGTATTTACCATCAACGAAGGTTGCGACTGCAGTACCCTTCTCAATAGAGTTGTTTCAGATGCTAAACAATTGTAAATCAACAGATTTTGTAGTTCCAAAGCCCGGCGGAAAGTGAGAAAAAATAATCCACGAAGTGACCCAGATGATTTCTAATCCGATGCATCAAGCAGTGGAAGAACTTCATGCCACCGATGGCATGCTCAACGATGACCCGCGTGGCGGCTTGTTTTCTGTTCTGTTTCTTCTGCTCAGGCGTCAATGTCGGATTAGGGTTTTTCTTGGATTTTCTAGGTTTCTTGTGGGGTAGATATATTTGGGTGCTTTGATAATCTTTGTCAGCCCCCAGAAATCCTAAGTCAAGCCATAAATTGACCTTCTCGAACCACGCTGAACCCGGTGTGAAGACGTCTTTCATGAGTGTGTAGTCATGTACGCTGCCTGCCACAATGCAGCACAAAAACAATATCCTTCGATTAAAGTCGGAGATTACGAGGGATTTGAGCGTATGTCTTTTTTTTTCCGCTGTAACGCTTTTCCTGTTCAGTTTCATCTTGGGGTCGAACGCAAGCGACCTCCACGCTATCGATCGCTATGTTCTTATATTGATCAATGAGTTGAGAGAATTCTTCTGGGGTTGTTAGCGTGCGCTCCGGCATGACGTTGAGGCTTGTCAGCGCTCGTCCCAAAACCGGCAGCAACCGGTCGATGTGGGCATGGGCATGTCCGCCACTGAAACCGAAATGAAAGCCCAGAACGTCAAAAGTGGGATAGGTTTTCAGATAGTACAAAACGAAAAACAGCTTTTTCTCGTAAGAATCAAGATACAGCGTTTTTATGGCCATGAAAATACAGGTAAAATTCTATAAGTTGGTGATTTTTAATAATAAATTTGTTTTTAGTGTATTTTTTTGAAGTTGAAAACGCTGTAACCTTTAGGGCCGCCCTGTTTGACGTGTTTTATCTCGCCCTTTTCGACACGCTCTCGATCGATGGCGAGAGCGGCCGACTCGAATACTTTGACGAGGGCTGTGAACTTCGCCTTGGGCATTCCAATCAACGATGCCACGATGCGGTCATCGGTTATTTGGCTAAATTTGTCGTAGATCACGGAAGGTTTTTATATTCGGATTTGTTTGAGAAACAAGTGGGCCATCAATACCATGCATTAGCATCAGGTACAACTCTAATTTTGTCGCCGTTTCCACGTACCTTGATGCCTTCTCGCCAAGTGCCGGCCTTACCGGCCTTTGTGTGCCACTGCACTAAGCCAGCACATTCCCCGCCGAATACCTTCGGCTTTCCCTCTAAAC containing:
- a CDS encoding transposase family protein; protein product: MKLNRKSVTAEKKRHTLKSLVISDFNRRILFLCCIVAGSVHDYTLMKDVFTPGSAWFEKVNLWLDLGFLGADKDYQSTQIYLPHKKPRKSKKNPNPTLTPEQKKQNRKQAATRVIVEHAIGGMKFFHCLMHRIRNHLGHFVDYFFSLSAGLWNYKIC
- a CDS encoding BPSL0067 family protein; its protein translation is MEKGTAVATFVDGKYPNESHGNHAALYISQDGSGVWVMDQWSTKPSISKRKMLFKGKNSDGTYKDPSNNGDALSVIIHE
- a CDS encoding helix-turn-helix domain-containing protein; this translates as MAIKTLYLDSYEKKLFFVLYYLKTYPTFDVLGFHFGFSGGHAHAHIDRLLPVLGRALTSLNVMPERTLTTPEEFSQLIDQYKNIAIDSVEVACVRPQDETEQEKRYSGKKKTYAQIPRNLRL
- a CDS encoding STY0301 family protein encodes the protein MNSETLAYFCFVIMILTHACSTHAEDVYRCPPEVSVSWSIPAPPTGWDVSGAQEGPRVAHYLVSVTFSDGPPENGAFLRPALTREVEVDGGSVVIERYEFSDRVNPTIWLVCRYGNTPATLTKSIPAEMESCEVKRPKDLSEQEVRCR